Proteins encoded in a region of the Arvicanthis niloticus isolate mArvNil1 chromosome 16, mArvNil1.pat.X, whole genome shotgun sequence genome:
- the Atp4b gene encoding potassium-transporting ATPase subunit beta: MAALQEKKSCSQRMAEFRHYCWNPDTGQMLGRTPARWVWISLYYAAFYVVMTGLFALCIYVLMQTIDPYTPDYQDQLKSPGVTLRPDTYGDRGLQISYNVSENSSWAGLTHTLHSFLAGYTPASQQDSINCTSEKYFFQESFAAPNHTKFSCKFTADMLQNCSGLVDPSFGFEEGKPCFIIKMNRIVKFLPSNNTAPRVDCTFQDDPQKPRKDTEPLQVEYYPPNGTFSLHYFPYYGKKAQPHYSNPLVAAKLLNIPKNTQVLIVCKILADHVTFNNPHDPYEGKVEFKLTIQK, encoded by the exons ATGGCAGCCCTGCAGGAGAAGAAGTCATGCAGCCAACGCATGGCCGAATTTCGGCACTACTGTTGGAACCCGGATACTGGGCAGATGCTGGGCCGCACCCCAGCCCGGTGGG TGTGGATCAGCCTGTACTACGCAGCTTTCTATGTGGTCATGACTGGCCTCTTCGCCTTGTGCATCTATGTGCTGATGCAAACCATTGACCCCTACACCCCAGACTACCAGGACCAGTTAAAGTCACCAG GGGTGACCTTGAGACCTGACACATACGGGGACAGAGGGCTGCAGATTTCCTACAACGTCTCTGAAAACAGCTCCTGGGCCGGCCTCACCCACACCCTCCACAGCTTCTTAGCAG GCTACACCCCAGCATCCCAGCAGGACAGCATCAACTGCACATCTGAAAAGTACTTCTTCCAGGAGAGCTTTGCGGCTCCAAACCATACCAAGTTCTCCTGCAAGTTCACTGCAGACATGCTACAAAATTGCTCAGGCCTGGTGGACCCCAGCTTCGGCTTCGAGGAGGGGAAGCCCTGCTTCATTATTAAAATGAACAGG ATTGTCAAGTTCCTCCCCAGCAACAACACAGCTCCCCGAGTGGACTGCACCTTCCAG GATGATCCCCAAAAGCCCCGGAAGGACACTGAACCCCTGCAGGTCGAGTACTACCCCCCCAATGGCACCTTCAGTCTCCACTACTTCCCCTACTACGGCAAGAAAGCACAG CCCCACTACAGCAACCCCCTAGTGGCAGCCAAGCTCCTCAACATCCCCAAGAACACACAAGTCCTCATCGTGTGCAAGATCCTGGCAGACCACGTGACCTTCAACAATCCCCATGACCCCTATGAAGGGAAGGTGGAGTTCAAACTTACAATACAGAAGTAA
- the Grk1 gene encoding rhodopsin kinase GRK1 gives MDFGSLETVVANSAFIAARGSFDGSSTPSSRDKKYLAKLRLPPLSKCEGLRDNLNLEFENLCLEQPIGKRLFQQFLKTDQRHVPALELWKDIEDYDTADGDLRPQKAQAILAEYLDPQGTLFCNFLDQGMVARVKEGPTGSQDGLFQPLLQATLEHLSQAPFQEYLESLYFLRFLQWKWLEAQPIGEDWFLDFRVLGKGGFGEVSACQMKATGKMYACKKLNKKRLKKRKGYQGAIVEKRILTKIHSRFIVSLAYAFETKTDLCLVMTIMNGGDVRYHIYNVDEENPGFPEPRAIFYTAQIISGLEHLHQRRIVYRDLKPENVLLDNDGNIRISDLGLAVELNEGQDKTKGYAGTPGFMAPELLRGEEYGFSVDYFALGVTLYEMIAARGPFRARGEKVENKELKQRIISEPVKYPEKFSQASKDFCEQLLEKDPEKRLGFRDGTCNALRANILFKDISWRQLEAGMLIPPFIPDSKTVYAKDIQDVGAFSTVKGVVFDKSDTEFFQEFASGNCSIPWQEEMIETGIFGDLNVWRADGQMPDDMKGVCSEAASTAKSGMCLLS, from the exons ATGGATTTCGGTTCCTTGGAGACTGTGGTGGCCAACTCTGCCTTCATTGCTGCCCGAGGGAGCTTTGACGGAAGCAGCACACCTTCTTCCAGGGACAAGAAGTATCTGGCGAAGCTCCGGTTGCCTCCACTGTCCAAGTGTGAGGGTCTCCGTGACAACCTCAACCTAGAGTTTGAGAACCTGTGCTTAGAGCAACCCATTGGCAAGAGGCTCTTCCAACAGTTCTTGAAGACAGACCAGAGGCATGTGCCAGCTCTGGAGCTCTGGAAGGACATTGAAGACTATGACACTGCCGATGGTGACCTGCGGCCACAGAAGGCACAGGCAATCCTGGCCGAGTACCTAGACCCACAGGGCACACTCTTCTGCAACTTTCTGGACCAGGGCATGGTGGCGAGGGTGAAGGAAGGGCCAACCGGGAGCCAGGATGGCCTATTCCAGCCTTTGCTCCAGGCTACATTGGAGCACCTGAGCCAGGCGCCCTTCCAGGAGTACCTGGAAAGCTTGTATTTCCTTCGGTTTCTTCAGTGGAAGTGGTTGGAAGCCCAGCCTATAGGTGAAGACTGGTTCTTGGACTTCAGGGTCCTGGGGAAAGGGGGCTTCGGGGAAGTGTCTGCCTGCCAGATGAAGGCAACTGGCAAGATGTATGCCTGTAAGAAGCTCAACAAGAAACggctgaagaagaggaaggggtacCAG GGTGCCATCGTTGAGAAGAGGATTCTGACCAAAATACACAGCAGGTTCATTGTGTCTCTGGCCTATGCATTCGAGACCAAGACAGACCTCTGTCTGGTGATGACCATCATGAATGGAGGTGATGTAAG GTACCACATCTACAATGTGGATGAGGAGAACCCCGGCTTCCCAGAACCACGAGCGATCTTCTACACAGCACAGATCATCAGTGGCCTGGAGCACCTGCATCAGAGACGCATTGTCTACCGTGACCTCAAGCCAGAGAATGTGCTCCTGGACAATGACG GCAATATCCGGATTTCTGACCTCGGACTGGCTGTGGAGCTGAATGAAGGGCAGGATAAGACCAAGGGCTATGCAGGGACCCCAG GTTTCATGGCCCCTGAGCTCCTGCGTGGTGAAGAATACGGCTTCTCTGTGGATTACTTTGCCCTGGGGGTCACTTTGTATGAGATGATTGCAGCCAGAGGACCCTTCCGAGCCCGAGGAGAGAAG GTAGAGAACAAGGAGCTTAAACAACGCATCATCTCAGAGCCCGTGAAGTACCCGGAGAAGTTCAGCCAGGCCAGCAAGGACTTCTGTGAGCAGCTGTTGGAGAAGGACCCAGAGAAGCGCCTGGGCTTCCGGGATGGAACCTGCAACGCTCTGCGGGCAAACATCCTCTTCAAAGATATCAGCTGGAGGCAGCTCGAAGCTG GGATGCTCATCCCTCCGTTCATCCCAGACTCTAAGACTGTCTATGCCAAGGACATTCAGGACGTGGGTGCCTTTTCCACCGTCAAGGGTGTGGTTTTTGACAAATCGGACACAGAGTTCTTCCAAGAGTTCGCCTCTGGCAACTGCTCCATTCCCTGGCAGGAGGAAATGATCGAGACTGGGATTTTTGGGGACCTAAACGTGTGGCGTGCAGATGGTCAAATGCCGGATGACATGAAGGGGGTCTGCTCGGAGGCAGCCTCGACAGCCAAGTCAGGGATGTGTCTCCTCTCCTAG